The Tepidibacter aestuarii genome contains a region encoding:
- a CDS encoding hydrogenase small subunit: MPNKKCPIIDSKNKIPRQIVDLAIENINENKNKKINLIWLEACGCSGNIISLLNAEDPDVIYFLDQMVNMKYDNSIMAEEGEKGFEKFLETLDTEFILVVEGAVSTKDKGLYNVIARYKGKLITGMEAVEMAGKKAKYVIALGSCASYGGPSAASPNPSLSKSVYDFLDREVIRVPGCPSHPQWIIGTIAHIISFGKPKLDKENRPILFYGVTIHDMCERRSYFDKGIFAKKLGDKECMFKLGCRGPITKTNCPIKRWNDSVNWPIGNNTPCIGCARNGFPDSMEPFVRY, from the coding sequence TTGCCTAATAAAAAGTGTCCCATAATAGATAGCAAAAATAAAATTCCAAGACAAATAGTTGACTTGGCTATAGAAAATATAAATGAAAACAAAAATAAGAAAATTAATCTCATTTGGCTTGAGGCATGTGGTTGTTCAGGAAATATTATATCTTTATTAAATGCAGAAGATCCAGATGTAATATATTTTCTTGATCAAATGGTAAACATGAAATATGACAATAGCATTATGGCTGAAGAAGGAGAAAAAGGATTTGAAAAATTCTTAGAGACTCTAGATACGGAGTTTATTCTTGTAGTAGAAGGTGCAGTTTCTACAAAAGATAAAGGACTTTATAATGTAATAGCTAGATACAAAGGGAAACTAATAACTGGAATGGAAGCTGTAGAAATGGCAGGCAAAAAAGCAAAATATGTTATAGCTTTAGGCTCATGTGCATCATATGGAGGACCTTCAGCAGCAAGTCCTAATCCATCATTAAGTAAAAGTGTGTATGATTTTTTAGATAGAGAAGTTATAAGAGTTCCAGGCTGTCCATCGCATCCACAATGGATAATTGGTACAATTGCTCACATTATATCGTTTGGAAAGCCAAAACTAGATAAAGAAAATAGACCTATACTTTTTTATGGTGTAACAATTCATGATATGTGTGAAAGAAGATCATATTTTGATAAAGGAATATTTGCTAAAAAGCTAGGAGATAAGGAGTGTATGTTTAAGCTAGGCTGTAGAGGTCCTATAACTAAAACAAATTGCCCAATAAAAAGGTGGAATGATAGTGTCAATTGGCCTATAGGTAATAATACTCCATGTATAGGTTGTGCTAGAAATGGATTTCCAGATTCTATGGAACCATTTGTGAGATATTAG
- a CDS encoding BMC domain-containing protein: MQALGLIETKGLVAATESTDAMLKAADVSFMEKTYVGGGLVCIAVTGDVGAVKAAVEAGGAAVRKIDEKLLISQHIIPRAHEELKGTIVTVETELKEETKDEEIVIVETESEEKKVNESQEEANDSTQIVFDELHNKEVVDKMVLRYGLEKTIEALRKFKVIELRKLARQYKDFGIKGKSISNAGKKLLIAEFKKYYKNN; this comes from the coding sequence ATGCAGGCACTTGGTTTAATTGAAACAAAAGGACTTGTTGCAGCTACAGAGAGCACAGATGCTATGCTAAAGGCAGCAGATGTGAGTTTCATGGAAAAAACATATGTTGGAGGCGGTCTTGTTTGCATTGCTGTGACTGGTGATGTTGGTGCCGTAAAAGCAGCTGTAGAAGCTGGTGGAGCAGCAGTCAGAAAAATTGATGAAAAATTACTAATTTCACAACATATAATTCCCCGTGCACATGAGGAATTAAAGGGCACAATTGTAACAGTAGAAACTGAATTAAAAGAAGAAACAAAAGATGAGGAAATTGTGATAGTAGAAACTGAATCAGAAGAAAAAAAAGTAAATGAATCTCAAGAAGAAGCAAATGATTCTACACAGATAGTTTTCGATGAGTTACATAATAAAGAAGTTGTAGATAAGATGGTACTTCGATATGGTTTAGAAAAAACTATTGAAGCTCTTAGAAAATTTAAGGTTATAGAACTTCGAAAACTAGCTCGTCAATATAAGGATTTTGGTATAAAAGGAAAGAGTATCTCTAATGCAGGTAAGAAATTGCTGATTGCAGAGTTTAAAAAATATTACAAGAATAATTAA
- a CDS encoding methyl-accepting chemotaxis protein, with translation MKKIFNFKNKIVYKLILAFILLITISLSALGIASYFKSTVILKENLKDNSFQMVQQIQENISTFVEENEFNIIQMSHDPNVQQVILHPDSQTWMMETFKSYKEAHPFVESIYLATTNSDMYLYPQHDLPEGYDPVGKDWYKNTLSKNDIVWEKPYKDIATEKMVTTVYIPVYNTYNNNELVGVLGVDISLENFSTKINRLKLGKSGYAVLVDKDLNFITHKNKEFIGTHIDVKAVEEAIHKTNEGSIEYSKNEQGVSKDKIALFTKIDKLGWTVIGTMYVDEIRDDTKVLFYTTLIIGVISLLVAGITSIIFSKNLTKPINILLDNMKKIQKGNFTVRCNFKSKDEIGQIGEGFNEMLDDIVKLINNIQNTSLEVNKSSQNLAGTSEEVSASAEEVARTIDEIAKGASNQASESEIGSVLTSNLADKLNELSESTEDMLNSTKEVIDANLTGVKLIEELKEITELNNEETKKVAQAIFEQNDKARNIANILDTITSIADQTNLLALNASIEAARAGEAGRGFAVVADEIRKLAESSSNAANEIKEIVINIQNDSSKTVEIMNEAKESTIRQSNSVSHVNDAFNVIIKSIDKITDKINFIGEYVTDINNDKDNIVQAITNISFVSEETAAASEEVSASMQEQVSAVEEVAKASDSLNQLAINLNKEISKFKI, from the coding sequence GTGAAAAAAATCTTTAATTTTAAAAATAAAATAGTTTATAAACTTATTTTAGCATTTATTTTGTTAATAACTATATCACTAAGTGCATTAGGAATAGCTTCATATTTTAAATCAACAGTAATTTTAAAAGAAAACCTAAAAGATAATTCTTTTCAAATGGTTCAGCAAATACAAGAAAATATAAGTACCTTTGTAGAAGAAAATGAATTTAATATTATTCAAATGTCTCATGATCCAAATGTGCAGCAAGTTATATTGCATCCAGATTCACAAACATGGATGATGGAGACTTTTAAAAGTTATAAGGAAGCTCATCCGTTTGTTGAAAGTATTTATTTAGCTACGACAAATAGTGATATGTATTTATATCCTCAACATGACCTGCCAGAGGGATATGATCCTGTAGGAAAAGATTGGTATAAAAATACTTTAAGTAAAAATGATATAGTTTGGGAAAAACCGTATAAAGATATAGCTACTGAAAAAATGGTTACAACTGTTTATATACCTGTATACAATACTTATAACAATAATGAATTGGTTGGTGTGTTGGGAGTAGATATATCTTTAGAAAATTTTTCGACGAAAATAAATAGACTCAAACTTGGGAAAAGCGGTTATGCTGTTTTGGTAGATAAGGATTTAAATTTTATTACTCATAAAAATAAAGAATTTATAGGCACTCATATAGATGTAAAAGCGGTTGAAGAAGCTATACATAAAACTAATGAAGGAAGTATAGAATATTCTAAAAATGAACAAGGAGTTTCGAAAGATAAAATTGCATTATTTACTAAAATAGATAAATTAGGATGGACTGTTATCGGAACTATGTATGTTGATGAAATTAGAGATGATACTAAGGTTTTATTTTATACTACATTAATTATAGGAGTTATCTCTTTATTGGTAGCTGGAATTACTTCTATTATATTTTCTAAAAATTTAACAAAACCTATAAATATACTTTTAGATAATATGAAAAAAATACAGAAAGGTAACTTTACAGTAAGGTGTAATTTCAAAAGTAAAGATGAAATAGGTCAAATAGGAGAAGGATTTAATGAAATGCTTGATGATATTGTAAAACTTATAAATAATATACAAAATACATCACTGGAAGTTAATAAGTCTTCACAAAACTTAGCAGGAACTTCAGAAGAAGTTAGTGCATCAGCTGAAGAAGTAGCAAGAACTATAGATGAGATAGCTAAAGGAGCTTCTAATCAAGCTAGTGAATCAGAGATAGGATCCGTTTTAACATCTAATTTGGCGGATAAACTTAATGAACTTTCAGAAAGTACTGAGGATATGTTAAATTCTACAAAAGAAGTTATAGATGCTAATTTAACAGGAGTTAAACTTATAGAAGAATTAAAGGAAATAACAGAATTAAATAATGAAGAAACGAAGAAGGTTGCACAAGCAATATTTGAGCAAAATGATAAGGCAAGAAATATAGCTAATATATTAGATACAATAACTTCAATTGCAGATCAAACTAATTTATTAGCATTAAATGCTTCGATAGAAGCAGCAAGAGCAGGTGAAGCGGGAAGAGGGTTTGCTGTAGTTGCTGATGAAATAAGAAAGCTTGCAGAAAGTTCAAGTAATGCAGCTAATGAAATAAAGGAAATTGTTATTAATATTCAAAATGATAGTAGTAAAACTGTTGAAATTATGAATGAGGCAAAAGAAAGTACTATAAGACAATCAAATTCAGTCTCTCATGTTAATGATGCATTCAATGTAATTATAAAATCTATTGATAAGATTACAGATAAGATTAATTTTATTGGCGAATATGTCACTGATATTAATAATGATAAAGATAATATTGTACAAGCTATAACAAATATATCATTTGTATCAGAAGAAACGGCAGCGGCATCAGAAGAAGTTAGTGCTTCTATGCAAGAACAAGTAAGTGCTGTTGAGGAAGTTGCAAAAGCATCGGATTCACTTAATCAGCTTGCCATAAATTTAAACAAAGAAATAAGTAAATTCAAAATATGA
- a CDS encoding phosphate propanoyltransferase: MEAIQSNASSTEKKEDINEIPVGISNRHVHLSQADMDSLFGEGYQMNKMKDLSQPGQYACKETLIICGPKGAIEKVRILGPARSKTQVEVLVGDSFKLGIVSPVRLSGDLHGTPGITLVGPKGSVRITEGLVVAQRHIHMSCEDAQRFGVSDGQVVSIEVTGPRGGIYNDVAVRANDTSVLECHVDTEEANAMNINSLSKIKIIK; this comes from the coding sequence ATGGAGGCTATTCAATCAAACGCGTCTTCAACAGAAAAAAAAGAAGATATAAATGAAATTCCAGTAGGGATTTCAAACCGTCATGTGCATCTTTCACAGGCGGATATGGACTCTTTATTTGGGGAAGGTTATCAGATGAATAAGATGAAAGATTTATCCCAGCCTGGACAATATGCCTGTAAGGAGACATTAATAATCTGTGGACCAAAGGGTGCTATTGAAAAAGTTAGAATTCTTGGTCCAGCGCGTAGCAAAACACAGGTAGAAGTTCTAGTAGGAGATTCATTTAAGTTAGGAATAGTTTCACCGGTAAGATTATCAGGTGACTTACATGGAACACCTGGAATAACATTAGTTGGTCCAAAAGGTTCTGTTAGAATTACAGAAGGTTTAGTTGTAGCACAACGACACATTCATATGAGCTGTGAAGATGCACAACGCTTTGGTGTGAGTGATGGTCAGGTGGTCTCAATTGAAGTTACTGGGCCAAGAGGTGGTATTTATAATGATGTTGCCGTTAGAGCAAATGATACTTCTGTTTTAGAATGTCATGTTGACACAGAGGAAGCAAATGCTATGAATATTAATTCGTTATCAAAAATTAAAATAATAAAATAA
- a CDS encoding choline kinase family protein gives MKMEELVQKKLRLVFNDDNIIFDKSRFAGGLTNYNYIMNIKGIEYVIRQPGGMTDLMIDRKNEKINNTIVSELGLNSKCIYFDEVSGIKFSEYIKNSNNIAQTDPCSRTNIKAVSNLMKKIHTSQKDFHNVFDWQVELNKYEQIIRNLKGSFFFDYDELKNKLIDFTGKNIKNTMLVPCHNDTVPENFIVDDNGKIYLIDWEYSGMNDPSWDVASYILESRLDEEAISYLLFNYYGQFPSSFEILKIKGYMLAQDLLWMVWAMIRHYNGDDFLDYCCFRYERFKKNIKEIMLSPDYPIAEMVKN, from the coding sequence ATGAAAATGGAAGAATTAGTACAAAAAAAACTACGTTTGGTTTTTAATGATGATAATATAATTTTTGATAAATCACGCTTTGCAGGTGGACTTACTAATTACAACTATATTATGAATATAAAAGGTATAGAGTATGTTATTAGACAACCGGGTGGTATGACTGATCTTATGATTGATCGAAAAAATGAAAAGATTAATAACACGATTGTATCAGAGTTAGGTTTGAATTCTAAATGTATTTACTTTGATGAGGTTAGTGGTATTAAATTTAGTGAGTATATTAAAAATAGCAACAATATTGCTCAAACTGATCCATGCTCTAGAACAAATATAAAAGCTGTTTCTAATTTAATGAAAAAAATTCATACAAGTCAAAAAGATTTTCATAATGTATTTGACTGGCAGGTAGAGTTAAACAAGTATGAACAGATTATTAGGAATCTAAAGGGCAGTTTTTTCTTTGATTATGATGAATTAAAAAATAAGTTAATTGATTTTACTGGGAAGAATATAAAAAATACAATGCTTGTACCTTGTCATAATGATACAGTACCAGAAAATTTTATCGTGGATGATAACGGGAAAATTTATTTAATAGATTGGGAATATTCTGGAATGAATGATCCAAGTTGGGATGTAGCTTCGTATATTCTTGAATCAAGACTGGATGAAGAAGCAATTTCATATCTGCTTTTTAATTACTATGGTCAGTTTCCTTCATCTTTTGAAATATTAAAAATTAAAGGCTATATGTTAGCACAGGATTTACTTTGGATGGTATGGGCAATGATTAGACATTATAATGGAGATGATTTCCTTGATTACTGTTGCTTTAGATACGAAAGATTTAAAAAGAATATAAAGGAAATCATGTTGTCACCAGATTATCCAATTGCTGAAATGGTAAAAAATTAG
- a CDS encoding BMC domain-containing protein, whose product MQNAIGMVEFTSIARGIYAADQMVKVSDVEIVTAGSTCPGKYIAIVHGDVASVDNSVSTGERVAEEYLVDSIIIPNVSPQVFPAITGSTMPERIQALGIMESFSQATMVIAADAILKAAELEPIELRLGNGLGGKSFFTFTGDVAAVQAGIESGKAIAKEQGLLVNVEIIPAPSDTLIASLL is encoded by the coding sequence ATGCAAAATGCAATAGGAATGGTTGAATTTACAAGTATTGCACGTGGAATATATGCAGCAGACCAAATGGTAAAAGTTTCTGATGTAGAAATAGTTACAGCTGGTTCTACCTGTCCTGGTAAATATATAGCAATTGTTCATGGCGATGTTGCATCAGTTGATAACTCAGTGAGCACTGGAGAAAGAGTGGCAGAAGAATATTTGGTCGATTCAATTATTATACCAAATGTTAGCCCTCAAGTATTTCCAGCAATTACAGGTTCAACGATGCCAGAAAGGATTCAAGCTTTAGGAATTATGGAATCTTTCTCGCAAGCGACTATGGTTATTGCCGCTGATGCAATACTTAAGGCAGCGGAATTAGAACCAATAGAGTTACGTTTGGGAAATGGATTGGGAGGTAAGTCATTCTTTACTTTTACTGGTGATGTTGCTGCAGTTCAAGCCGGAATTGAATCAGGAAAAGCTATTGCAAAGGAACAGGGTCTTTTAGTAAATGTAGAGATTATACCTGCTCCATCTGATACATTAATTGCATCTTTACTTTAA
- a CDS encoding cytochrome b5 domain-containing protein has product MEKSLKIKFKIQKIMYLKQMVYFAKVPSQKLYYKKLLKNEINKLKNLTNNRDGKKVNTDNQRKFTVEELSEYDGSNGKPAYVAVNGIVYDLSNEITWGGGTHFGLYSGKDLTNEFMKCHGKEEILNNLPKVGVLKK; this is encoded by the coding sequence GTGGAAAAGAGTCTGAAAATCAAATTTAAAATTCAAAAAATCATGTATTTAAAACAAATGGTTTACTTTGCAAAAGTTCCATCTCAAAAATTATATTATAAAAAACTCTTAAAAAACGAAATAAATAAATTAAAAAATCTGACTAACAATAGAGATGGGAAAAAGGTAAATACAGATAATCAAAGAAAATTTACAGTTGAAGAGTTATCAGAGTACGATGGATCAAATGGGAAACCAGCTTATGTAGCAGTAAATGGAATTGTTTATGATCTAAGTAATGAGATTACATGGGGTGGAGGTACTCATTTTGGTTTATATTCAGGAAAAGATTTAACAAATGAGTTTATGAAATGCCATGGCAAAGAAGAAATTTTAAATAATCTACCTAAAGTTGGAGTATTAAAGAAATAA
- a CDS encoding cupin domain-containing protein codes for MKKLICAKDVEAAKKQGEQVIYIDSNTLITPSAKDVARFSGIEFSTEAPACKPKNTCEEKATEQVKGLEGGLDSEVIYKVLKAMMDKGLLNEILGSISNPKPYISESASNGLKVVRGDSVKFDVFDTGNPDAKVSYQELISKEESSMSAGFLTIDHSKFDWELTYQEIDYVIEGTVTVTIDGKTLTAYPGDVLYVPSGSKVTWGSNDKAKLFYVTYPANWADLIS; via the coding sequence ATGAAAAAATTGATTTGTGCCAAGGATGTTGAAGCTGCTAAGAAGCAAGGTGAACAAGTAATTTATATTGATAGTAATACACTTATTACACCATCAGCAAAAGATGTAGCGAGATTTTCTGGAATAGAGTTTTCTACAGAAGCACCTGCTTGTAAACCAAAGAATACTTGTGAAGAAAAAGCAACTGAACAAGTAAAAGGCTTGGAAGGTGGGTTAGACAGTGAAGTGATTTACAAGGTATTGAAGGCTATGATGGATAAAGGACTTTTAAATGAAATACTTGGTTCAATTTCTAACCCTAAGCCATATATATCTGAAAGTGCTTCTAATGGCTTAAAGGTAGTACGTGGCGATTCTGTAAAGTTTGATGTTTTTGATACTGGAAATCCTGATGCAAAGGTATCCTATCAAGAATTAATTAGTAAAGAAGAATCTTCTATGAGTGCCGGATTTTTAACTATTGATCATTCTAAATTTGATTGGGAACTAACTTATCAAGAAATTGATTATGTTATTGAAGGTACTGTAACAGTTACTATAGATGGTAAGACTTTAACAGCATATCCTGGTGATGTACTGTATGTTCCATCAGGTTCAAAAGTTACTTGGGGATCTAATGATAAAGCTAAGCTATTCTATGTTACTTATCCAGCTAACTGGGCAGATCTTATAAGTTAG
- a CDS encoding response regulator transcription factor, with protein MSIILIVEDEVLEQEFLKSIILREITQEDTLLTCKSGVEAIKLAHQHRPNIIIMDVLIPELDGLSTIEEIRKFLPNTYIVILSASSDFHYAQKAIRLQVSEYLLKPVKPSVFKQVFSKILASTSECAVAVEEISNKKSTKPKECIQSFIKESVDYIKEHFMEKLTLEIVSSKVFVNPKYFSRVFKKEMGVSFSEYVINLRVQNACHLLEETNYPAYRISIECGFSDASYFNRVFYAHMNMTPQAYRKYIHKSKTKN; from the coding sequence ATGAGCATAATATTAATCGTAGAAGATGAAGTGCTTGAACAGGAATTTCTAAAATCAATAATACTTCGAGAAATTACTCAAGAAGATACACTGTTAACCTGTAAAAGTGGAGTTGAAGCTATAAAACTTGCTCATCAACATCGACCAAATATTATTATAATGGATGTATTGATACCTGAACTAGATGGTTTAAGTACAATTGAAGAAATCAGAAAATTTCTTCCTAATACATATATCGTTATTTTATCTGCATCTTCAGACTTTCACTATGCACAAAAGGCTATCAGATTACAGGTTTCAGAATATCTATTAAAACCAGTAAAACCATCTGTTTTTAAGCAAGTTTTTAGCAAAATATTAGCCTCTACATCTGAGTGTGCAGTGGCGGTAGAAGAAATTTCTAATAAAAAAAGTACAAAGCCTAAAGAATGTATTCAATCATTTATAAAGGAATCAGTAGATTATATAAAAGAACATTTTATGGAAAAGCTCACATTAGAAATAGTTTCCTCTAAAGTATTTGTAAACCCTAAGTATTTCAGCCGTGTTTTTAAAAAAGAAATGGGCGTATCGTTTTCTGAATATGTAATTAATCTTAGAGTACAAAATGCTTGTCATTTATTAGAAGAAACTAATTATCCTGCTTATCGTATTTCAATAGAATGTGGATTCTCAGATGCATCGTATTTTAATAGAGTTTTTTATGCCCACATGAATATGACTCCACAAGCTTATAGAAAATATATACATAAATCAAAGACAAAAAACTAA
- the eutM gene encoding ethanolamine utilization microcompartment protein EutM, translating into MKYDALGMIETKGLVGSIEAADAMVKAANVYLVGKEHIGGGLVTVMVRGDVGAVKAATDAGAAAAQRVGELISVHVIPRPHMEVETILPKVEKAEVK; encoded by the coding sequence ATGAAATATGATGCATTAGGAATGATAGAAACAAAAGGTTTAGTAGGATCTATTGAAGCTGCAGACGCAATGGTTAAGGCTGCAAATGTTTATTTAGTTGGTAAAGAGCATATTGGTGGTGGATTAGTAACAGTAATGGTAAGAGGTGACGTTGGTGCTGTAAAAGCTGCAACTGATGCTGGAGCTGCAGCTGCACAAAGAGTTGGAGAATTAATTTCAGTTCATGTTATTCCTCGTCCACACATGGAGGTTGAGACAATTCTACCTAAGGTAGAAAAGGCAGAAGTAAAATAG
- a CDS encoding acetaldehyde dehydrogenase (acetylating): MENIDRDLRSVQEARDLARLGKIAANQIADYTEEQIDKILCNMVRVAKENAVSLAKTAVEETGFGNAEDKTYKNHMSSVILYNEIKDMKTIGVIREDLNQQLIDIAEPMGLLMGIVPSTNPTSTAIFKAMISIKSRNGIVFSPHPSALKCTLKAVSLMHDAAVEAGAPENIISSISTPTMQATNELMKHDGIALIIATGGPGMVKASYSAGKPALGVGAGNSPAYIERTANIQKAVSNIMASKTFDNGTICASEQSIIVEECNREEVVAELKKQGGYFMTVEETKKVCKLLFKNGHTMNAKFVGRTPQVIAQAAGICIPEGTRLLIGEQQGVGEEYPLSYEKLTTVIAFYTVKDWHEACELSIQLLQNGIGHTMSLHTEDRDMVMKFAKKPASRILVNTGGAQGGTGASTGLIPSFTLGCGTWGGSSVSENVSPMHLINIKSVAYGLKDCATLASADSSFNYPELNNSEVKTESISCTNSSILNELNIDCTDNEKLLGLVNEIVKAMKGAN; encoded by the coding sequence TTGGAAAATATTGATCGCGATTTACGTTCAGTACAAGAAGCACGAGACCTTGCACGATTAGGAAAAATTGCTGCAAATCAGATTGCTGACTATACTGAAGAACAAATTGATAAGATTTTATGTAATATGGTTAGAGTTGCAAAAGAAAACGCAGTATCTTTAGCTAAAACGGCTGTAGAGGAAACAGGGTTTGGTAACGCTGAAGATAAGACATATAAGAACCATATGTCTTCTGTTATTCTTTATAATGAGATTAAAGATATGAAAACTATTGGTGTTATTAGAGAAGATCTAAATCAGCAACTGATTGATATTGCTGAGCCTATGGGCTTATTAATGGGTATTGTTCCTTCAACTAATCCAACATCTACTGCTATTTTTAAAGCAATGATATCAATTAAATCACGTAATGGTATTGTATTTTCACCACATCCATCAGCATTAAAGTGTACGCTTAAGGCTGTAAGTTTAATGCATGATGCAGCAGTAGAAGCAGGAGCTCCTGAAAATATTATAAGTAGCATTTCAACACCAACTATGCAAGCTACAAATGAGCTAATGAAACATGATGGCATTGCTTTGATTATTGCAACTGGAGGACCAGGAATGGTAAAGGCATCTTATAGTGCAGGTAAGCCTGCTTTAGGTGTTGGTGCTGGTAACTCACCTGCTTATATTGAGAGAACTGCTAATATCCAAAAAGCAGTTAGTAACATTATGGCAAGTAAGACTTTCGACAATGGCACAATTTGTGCATCTGAACAATCAATAATTGTGGAAGAGTGTAACCGCGAAGAAGTAGTAGCTGAGCTTAAGAAGCAGGGCGGATACTTTATGACAGTAGAAGAAACTAAAAAGGTTTGTAAGCTGTTATTTAAGAATGGTCACACTATGAATGCTAAGTTTGTGGGGAGAACTCCACAAGTTATTGCCCAGGCGGCTGGAATTTGTATTCCGGAAGGAACAAGACTTTTAATAGGAGAGCAGCAAGGAGTTGGTGAGGAATATCCATTATCATATGAAAAATTGACAACAGTTATCGCCTTTTATACAGTGAAGGATTGGCATGAGGCATGTGAACTTAGCATACAACTACTTCAAAATGGTATAGGGCACACTATGAGTCTTCATACTGAAGATAGAGATATGGTAATGAAGTTTGCTAAAAAACCAGCATCTCGTATTTTAGTTAATACAGGTGGAGCTCAAGGAGGAACTGGTGCAAGCACTGGACTTATACCTTCTTTTACATTAGGTTGTGGTACATGGGGAGGAAGTTCAGTTTCAGAAAATGTTAGTCCTATGCATTTAATAAATATCAAAAGCGTTGCATATGGTTTAAAGGATTGCGCTACATTAGCTTCTGCTGATTCGTCTTTTAATTATCCTGAACTTAATAATAGTGAAGTTAAGACTGAATCTATATCCTGTACAAATAGTTCTATATTAAATGAATTGAATATAGATTGTACTGATAATGAAAAGCTTTTAGGTTTAGTAAATGAAATAGTAAAAGCTATGAAGGGAGCTAACTAA
- a CDS encoding histidine kinase, whose translation MSNAKKMLKELITSNLYTRYSNILSLSDIPLFLIDINGDILFEFIPSPNFCTRICQENVDQVCHDYKCRLNADSDNRFVCKYGLENILLPIIVNDETIGYLAGLQVYLKENEYKRYMIDIQSFNEDKFSKLEHVAKSISSLKTVESNKIKVHEQLCGQITKDISIDLSQRVNNSYSDVERLSIEKEILEKKIIDLEAKNMSLVVNPHFLFNTLNCIARIAYFENSHTTEELIYCLSDLLRYNLRQEYQLHTIGAEIDNIEKYLYIQKVRFKNRLEYEIDVPESLKFYRIPNMVIQPILENAIIHGITPKRDGGKIRICAQKNGNEIIISIIDNGNGFSKDVLQKIQHSENKSGLGFKSTDKRLKQQYGNQYGLKIVKSDYSGSTVAIIIPTKPIER comes from the coding sequence ATGAGTAACGCAAAAAAAATGCTAAAAGAATTAATAACCTCAAATTTATATACACGCTATAGTAATATCCTATCCTTATCAGATATCCCTCTGTTTTTAATTGATATAAATGGCGATATTTTATTTGAGTTTATACCTTCCCCAAACTTTTGTACCCGTATATGCCAGGAAAATGTAGATCAAGTATGTCATGACTACAAATGTAGATTAAATGCCGATTCAGATAATAGATTTGTATGTAAATATGGGCTTGAAAACATCCTTTTGCCTATTATAGTAAATGATGAAACTATAGGTTATCTAGCTGGTTTACAAGTATATTTAAAAGAAAATGAATATAAAAGATATATGATCGATATTCAATCTTTTAATGAAGATAAATTTTCTAAATTAGAACATGTAGCTAAATCTATATCTTCATTAAAGACTGTAGAATCAAATAAAATTAAAGTACATGAGCAATTATGTGGACAGATTACAAAAGATATTTCTATTGATTTATCCCAAAGGGTAAATAATTCATATTCTGATGTAGAAAGATTATCCATTGAAAAGGAAATACTAGAGAAAAAAATTATTGACTTAGAAGCAAAAAACATGTCTTTAGTAGTTAACCCCCATTTTTTATTCAATACATTAAACTGTATTGCTCGGATTGCATATTTTGAGAATTCTCATACGACAGAAGAGCTTATCTACTGCTTATCTGATTTACTAAGATATAATTTAAGACAAGAATACCAACTGCACACCATAGGAGCTGAAATTGATAACATTGAAAAATATTTATATATACAAAAAGTTAGATTCAAAAATCGTTTAGAATATGAAATTGATGTGCCTGAAAGCCTTAAGTTCTATAGGATACCAAACATGGTAATTCAACCTATACTTGAAAACGCTATTATCCATGGCATAACTCCAAAGCGTGACGGAGGAAAAATACGCATATGCGCTCAAAAAAATGGTAATGAAATAATCATTTCTATTATAGATAACGGTAATGGTTTTTCTAAGGATGTTTTACAAAAAATACAACACTCTGAAAATAAATCAGGTCTAGGGTTTAAAAGCACAGATAAACGTTTAAAACAACAATATGGTAATCAATACGGATTGAAAATTGTAAAATCTGATTATAGTGGAAGTACTGTTGCAATAATAATTCCTACTAAACCTATAGAGAGGTGA